In Rhodamnia argentea isolate NSW1041297 chromosome 1, ASM2092103v1, whole genome shotgun sequence, the genomic window AAGGtttataaaaattaattgatCTTCCAGGTTTGAAGGTAAATGAACTTCCAACTGCAAATAATTCTTAAAACATACCAAAGGTGCTCATGGATAACATGAAAAGCACAAGGGAAATGTGTCTTCTTTGACACTTTATTAATGCTAACAATTCATGCTCTCTAAGATTTATATTGACAACTCTAATGTGTGACAGTGTAACAAAAGTAAACCTCTACATAGCATCAAGGAACACTCACAGTTGTTCTCACGGTTTGCTGTCAAAAGTTACCAAAGAACCTACATAAATCACCAATCTTCAATCTCTTATTTCTTTTAGCATCATCTATCTTCAGATAATAAGTTAATCTAATTCTCTTCTTATGATTTACTTTCCAGGAAGATGACAGGACTAACATATCCGATAAATTTATTAGTGCTGCAGCATTCACACTAAACCTTGAAAACCAAATAGAGCttttaaatcattcaatttcatCTTTAGGATGCATGAATCTCCTCTACAAACAATTAAATGGCGTCGAACCAACTTAGTCTAGCTAGGAATTCTACACAAAATGGAAAAGTCAAAGCCACAATCTGATCAAACTAACCTCAGAAAGGGCTAACCGAAGTGAAGCAAATAGAGATGTGAAGCTCTCGGCAATAGCAACAGAGTCTCTCTCAACCACTTCAAGAGCTTTAACAATGTCTGTCTGGTTTGGCAGAGGCCTCTCTCCAGTCCCGTCCTGGCCACTGCAGTCGGTCAACTTGGGCAGAGATGTGGAAGACGAATCCTGATCTGGTTTTTCTATCAGCTTTTCTTGGTCCTGAAAGTGGCATTTCTGATCTTCATGATCCATTTTCACTAATTTGCCTACACTTGTGATGCTTTCTCCAGAGTCAGCTACTGGAGGCGACGATTCAACGAGAAGCCACTACCCCAATTTATGCTGCATTTCAAAAGGTGATAAAGGCAGCCACACATCATGCACGAGATATAGACAAATTCTCATGATCTAAACCTTGACAGAAGTGACCAAAACCATGACTCAATCTGCAAAACCGAGCGTCCTAGATGAAGAAAGGCCTTTAAGATCTTCGAAGCAAGGGGTACTACAAATATACTCTCATTGAAACTCCAATTTACAAGAGTCCATGAAAAAGCATACCAAGATCGACATGCGAGTGGGGGGGAAAAGAACAGAACAAGAAATCCCAAGTCACCAGACCACCACATTGAACTTCTAGGAGATGGACGTCGATCAATGCCCCAAGTACTAAAACCTTGATACATGTCGCAGACTCGGACCCCAAATTCCCAGCAATTTCCCGCCCAAAAAGTCAAGAGAAAGCcatttttgtttcctctttatGCCGCAAAATCAGAATCGAAAGGAAATTCCTTCGATTTCACGGTCAATCACTTGCAAAAATGGTAGCTTTATTCATCGAATTGAGGAGAGCGGCTGTCGAAATCATACCCTTAGAGCGGGAGATGGCGGGTCGCTCACTCCAAGCTACGAAGTTGCCACTCGGCCTCTTCTGAGATCCCGCAGGTGCAGTCGGAGGTGATTAAACCGTCCGCAAGGTTTTTAAACCCGGACCCGGCCAGTTTATCCGGTCGAACGGGAAACCGGCCCTCACTTGTCGAgacctatgaagcaccgacacgccaaacccctcggcgtgtcggtgtcggacacgcatCGGACTCGGACACGCGTCCGATACGCTCCGACTCGCgttcgacacgcggtcaacgcgtgtcggagGTCCGACACGTAGTCAACGCCCGCGACACGCCgggggacacgcgagtcggtgaggaaAGAGGGCGGGGAAAAGTGGATCCGAAGGGCAGAGAACGGTGGGGGAAGGAGTAAGAGCGTttcgggccatgagagagatgagagagggaGCCGGAGACGCGAGCGCCCAAGCGGAGAACAGCCTTCGTGTACGCCGGAgcagagagagcgaacgagccggAAGACAGAGCGAGAGAGCGCCGGAGGACAGAGCGAGTAGCAAAAATAATGGTGGTCGACGCCGCCGTTGGTTTCGCGAGACGGAGAGgacagacagagagaggggggtGAGATTATTTCGGGAAATGAAGAGACAGAGAGCGGGGcaacagagaggagagaggttTTCGGTGGTGTTTTCAAAACGgagaagagggggagagagagagagagagcgacagGAGGAGAAAGgtgtcagagattttttaaaaagtaaagagagaaggggaggagacgtgagagaggagaggaagcgTGCAGATAACggggtttattttttattttttatttattttctaggctgGTTGGGATCAAATTACGGAAGTATTGATGACATGAGCTTTCTTTTGATTATAAGAActcttttggtaaattttctat contains:
- the LOC115747079 gene encoding uncharacterized protein LOC115747079 — translated: MDHEDQKCHFQDQEKLIEKPDQDSSSTSLPKLTDCSGQDGTGERPLPNQTDIVKALEVVERDSVAIAESFTSLFASLRLALSEVTSCSTDHMQCFNDAAGRLQEAVLDAATKGNRYINSCLRLNEEMKGMESLATQLKILRRNVDALDSAVNKLVRLP